From a single Ciconia boyciana chromosome 4, ASM3463844v1, whole genome shotgun sequence genomic region:
- the FER gene encoding tyrosine-protein kinase Fer isoform X8, with translation MGFGGDLKYSHDALLKLQDWELRLLETVKKFMVMRVKSDKEYASTLQNLCNQVDKESTCQLDYISNVSKSWLLVVQQTEQLSKIMKTHAEDLNSGPLHRLTMMIKDKQQVKKSYVGVHQQIEAEMYKVTKTELEKLKSSYRQLIKEVNSAKEKYKEAVAKGTMK, from the exons ATGGGGTTTGGAGGTGACCTGAAGTATTCTCATGATGCTTTATTAAAACTGCAAGACTGGGAACTACGCCTGCTGGAAACGGTGAAGAAATTTATGGTAATGAGAGTAAAAAGTGATAAGGAGTATGCCTCCACTTTACAGAATCTTTGTAATCAAGTAGATAAAGAGAGCACTTGTCAATTGGATTATATCAGCAATGTGTCCAAG tcttGGTTGCTTGTGGTACAGCAAACAGAACAGCTGAGCAAAATAATGAAGACACATGCAGAGGATCTTAATTCTGGGCCTTTGCATAGGCTTACAATGATGATCAAAGATAAGCAGCAAGTTAAGAAGAGTTACGTAGGTGTTCATCAACAAATTGAAGCAGAGATGTACAAG gTCACAAAGACAGAACTAGAAAAACTAAAATCTAGCTATAGACAACTAATAAAAGAAGTAAATTCTGCCAAAGAAAAGTATAAGGAAGCTGTGGCTAAAG